The DNA sequence GTCTTCTGACTTCTTTCATTTTTTATAAGGAGGCTTTATGAAATTGCAGGGAAAATATGATTGTATAAATTCTAACCGCCGGGGTTTTCTGAGAAACATTTCCCTGGGAGCAGCCGGGCTGGTAATCGGTCAGGCAAGCTGGCTGAGCTTGTCGAAGCCAGGTGCCGGCGAAGCATCCGCCGCGCAGGCATCCCCTTTGGCTGAGCCTGTCGAAGCCAGGGTGTCATTCTCCGCCGGAAAGGATCGCCGCGACCTGATGGTGGAGATTCTGAAACCGTTCGAGAAGGAGATACGGAAGGGTATAAAGGGGAAACAGGTGGTTATAAAACCCAACTGCGTCTGGCATGACTATCCTCTCTGCGCCACTCACCCGGATGCAATACGGGGGGTATTGGATTTTCTGAAGCCCATCTATTCCCAAAAAGTGATTATCGGGGAGTCAACCGCCTCGCCCAACGGGACGTTTTACAATTTTGAAAAGTACGGCTATACTCCTCTGGAAAAGGAATACAACGCCAAACTGGTCGATCTGAACCTGGATACCGCCACGACAGAATGGATTCTGGGGGAGAACCGGTACCCGCTGGACATCAGGATCATCGACGCATTCTTGAATCCGAACAACTATATCATTTCACTGGCGCGGATGAAGACCCATGACTGCGTGGTAGCTACCCTGTCCATGAAGAACATGATCATGGCTTCGCCTATCAACGTCCCGAAGAACCACCCCGCTTTTGTGAAAAATCAGTTCGAGAAAGCCAAGATGCACCAGGGCGGACCTAAGGGAATCAATTACAACATGTTCCTCGTCGCCCATTTTGCCCGTCCAAAGCTTGCGATCATCGACGGGGTCGAGGGAATGGAAGGCAACGGCCCGGCCAATGGAACTCCGGTCGAGCACGGAGTGGCGGTGGCGGGTCTGGATGCGGTTGCAGTGGATCGTATCGGCCTGGAACTGATGGGGATCGACTACGCCGATGTCGGGTATCTCCAGTGGTGCTCCGCCGCCGGTCTTGGCCAGGGCGACCGGAGCAAAATCCAGATTGTAGGAACTGCCGACCTGTCAAAGCATGTAATCAAATACAAGCTCCGCGATAATATCGCCTGGCAGATGGAATGGAAAAAGGATGAAAAAATAGTGACAAAGTAAAAAGAACAGGATTATTAACCACGAAACGCACGAAAGAACACGAAAAATGATTTTAAAATGAACAACAAATTTCGTGTTTTTCGTGACTTTCGTGGTTCAAAATTTTTTCTTCTGCCTTCTGTCTGCTGACTTCTGTATTCTATTTTTTTTTTAAGGAGTGTTTCATGCGTTCGAGTTTTAACAGGAATTATGAATCACCGAACCGCCGTGATTTTCTGAAAGGTTTTACCGCCGGAGCGGCCGGTCTGGCGCTCGGATCGCGCTGGACGCCCGGAAAGTCCGGGGAGGCTTTCGCCCAGGCCCGCACGGACAGGAGCGCGG is a window from the Candidatus Latescibacter sp. genome containing:
- a CDS encoding DUF362 domain-containing protein, which gives rise to MKLQGKYDCINSNRRGFLRNISLGAAGLVIGQASWLSLSKPGAGEASAAQASPLAEPVEARVSFSAGKDRRDLMVEILKPFEKEIRKGIKGKQVVIKPNCVWHDYPLCATHPDAIRGVLDFLKPIYSQKVIIGESTASPNGTFYNFEKYGYTPLEKEYNAKLVDLNLDTATTEWILGENRYPLDIRIIDAFLNPNNYIISLARMKTHDCVVATLSMKNMIMASPINVPKNHPAFVKNQFEKAKMHQGGPKGINYNMFLVAHFARPKLAIIDGVEGMEGNGPANGTPVEHGVAVAGLDAVAVDRIGLELMGIDYADVGYLQWCSAAGLGQGDRSKIQIVGTADLSKHVIKYKLRDNIAWQMEWKKDEKIVTK